A window of the Heliomicrobium gestii genome harbors these coding sequences:
- the speD gene encoding adenosylmethionine decarboxylase produces the protein MDYSTFGRHVAIDTWGVDFEKLNDARFLEEQMIEAAKAAGATVLSSQKQQFDPQGATVLVLLSESHISIHTYPEKGFAALDCYTCGETVDPEVAINHMIKVLVPKKTSVKLLKRGDGPIEVLR, from the coding sequence GACGACATGTCGCCATTGACACCTGGGGCGTTGATTTTGAAAAATTGAACGACGCCCGGTTCCTGGAGGAACAGATGATTGAAGCCGCCAAGGCGGCTGGGGCGACGGTTTTGTCGTCGCAGAAACAACAGTTTGATCCGCAAGGCGCGACGGTCCTGGTCCTTTTGTCTGAGAGCCACATCTCCATTCACACCTATCCCGAAAAGGGGTTTGCCGCCCTTGACTGCTACACCTGCGGGGAGACGGTGGATCCGGAAGTGGCGATCAACCACATGATCAAGGTGTTGGTTCCCAAGAAGACGTCGGTAAAGCTGCTCAAACGCGGCGACGGACCCATTGAGGTCCTGAGATAA